From the Vibrio metoecus genome, one window contains:
- the tatA gene encoding Sec-independent protein translocase subunit TatA, with product MGGISIWQLLIIAVIVVLLFGTKKLRGIGSDLGSAVKGFKKAMSEEESNSAANQKDADFETKNLEQAKTNASAEVKKDKEQA from the coding sequence ATGGGTGGTATCAGTATTTGGCAACTTCTTATCATTGCAGTGATCGTGGTATTGCTGTTTGGCACTAAGAAACTGCGCGGTATTGGCAGTGATTTGGGCAGCGCGGTCAAAGGCTTTAAGAAAGCCATGTCGGAAGAAGAGTCAAACAGCGCAGCAAATCAGAAAGATGCTGACTTCGAAACCAAAAATCTTGAGCAGGCCAAAACCAATGCGTCTGCTGAAGTGAAAAAAGACAAAGAGCAGGCATAA
- the tatB gene encoding Sec-independent protein translocase protein TatB yields the protein MFDIGFWELVLIAIVALVVLGPERLPHAIRSVAKFVSAAKSMANSVKDELAHELKVQELQENLRKAEQMGMQNLSPELQKSVESLKQAAQEVQRPYAATPSREASSTSSNPSSATEPDVRLDSASQPAEKKSE from the coding sequence GTGTTTGATATCGGTTTTTGGGAACTGGTATTGATCGCTATTGTGGCGCTGGTGGTGCTTGGCCCTGAGCGATTACCCCATGCGATTCGCAGCGTGGCAAAGTTTGTCTCTGCAGCGAAAAGCATGGCCAATAGCGTGAAGGATGAGTTAGCGCATGAGTTGAAAGTGCAGGAGTTACAAGAAAACCTGCGCAAAGCCGAGCAGATGGGGATGCAAAATTTATCTCCTGAACTGCAAAAATCGGTGGAATCACTCAAGCAAGCCGCGCAGGAAGTGCAGCGTCCTTACGCCGCAACCCCAAGCCGCGAAGCTAGCTCTACCAGTAGCAACCCCAGTTCGGCTACAGAGCCCGATGTTCGCCTCGATAGCGCGTCGCAACCGGCGGAAAAAAAGTCCGAATAA
- the tatC gene encoding twin-arginine translocase subunit TatC: MSSVEQTQPLISHLLELRNRLLKAVAAVVVIFIGLIYFSNEIYEFVSKPLVERLPAGATMIATDVASPFFTPLKLTLIAAVFLAVPFILYQVWAFVAPGLYKHERRLIFPLLVSSSLLFYCGVAFAYFVVFPLVFGFFTAISLGGVEFATDIASYLDFVLALFLAFGIAFEVPVAIILLCWTGATTPKSLSEKRPYIIVGAFVVGMLLTPPDMISQTLLAIPMCLLFEVGLFFARFYTRDEPDEAQEDE, translated from the coding sequence ATGTCTTCCGTTGAACAGACCCAACCTTTGATCAGCCATTTGCTGGAACTGCGTAATCGCCTACTCAAAGCAGTGGCGGCCGTGGTGGTGATATTTATTGGCTTGATCTATTTCTCGAATGAAATTTACGAGTTTGTCTCAAAACCCCTAGTCGAGCGACTTCCCGCGGGCGCAACCATGATTGCGACCGATGTGGCTTCACCCTTTTTCACACCTTTAAAGCTGACGTTGATTGCCGCTGTGTTTCTCGCGGTGCCTTTCATTTTGTATCAGGTGTGGGCGTTTGTGGCTCCCGGTTTATATAAGCACGAACGGCGTTTAATCTTCCCGCTGCTGGTCTCTAGCTCGCTGCTATTTTACTGCGGTGTGGCGTTTGCCTATTTTGTGGTGTTTCCGCTGGTGTTTGGATTTTTCACCGCTATTTCACTCGGTGGTGTGGAGTTCGCGACCGATATCGCGAGTTATCTCGATTTTGTATTGGCGCTGTTTTTAGCCTTTGGTATCGCGTTTGAAGTACCCGTGGCGATCATTCTGCTGTGCTGGACGGGCGCAACCACGCCTAAAAGCCTGTCGGAAAAGCGTCCTTACATTATTGTTGGGGCATTTGTGGTCGGCATGCTGCTAACCCCACCGGATATGATTTCGCAAACGCTACTCGCGATTCCTATGTGCTTGTTGTTTGAAGTCGGCTTGTTCTTCGCCCGTTTTTATACCCGTGACGAGCCCGATGAAGCGCAAGAAGACGAATAA
- the dinF gene encoding MATE family efflux transporter DinF, which produces MSLILQTLKQPNVHRQVLAIALPMVLSNITVPLLGLVDAAVIGHLEHAWYLGGVALGSTMISVTFWLLGFLRMSTTGLTAQAHGAQNSQQLARVLLQGSVIALGLAALFLLFHRPIAELIFHFSDASSEVKTYAETYFYLRAWSAPAALLNFVLLGWLLGTQNARAPMWMVIITNLTNIVLDLLLVLGLGLKVEGAAIASVIADYAGLLFGLLCVVRYWRQHQLPAPFSFIPSLTKELSRLVALNRDIFLRSLCLQAVFSFMTFQGAALGDEIVAANAVLMSFLMMISYGMDGFAYAMEAMVGKAIGAKDDRQLRTAMISSTFWATMICLLLSLIFLSFGSDLTQMITNIPSVQATAEHYLPWLVAMPLIAVWCFLLDGVFIGATKGKEMRNSMAISAVAFFAIYGFMTHYGNHALWLAMLSFMALRGVTLGIALAAQWRAGTFLQSS; this is translated from the coding sequence GTGTCACTGATTTTGCAAACGTTGAAACAACCGAACGTGCATCGCCAAGTGCTGGCGATCGCGCTGCCTATGGTGCTGTCTAACATTACCGTTCCACTGCTCGGCTTGGTCGATGCTGCGGTGATCGGTCATCTCGAACACGCTTGGTATTTAGGCGGCGTGGCACTCGGCAGCACTATGATTAGCGTGACATTCTGGCTGCTCGGTTTTTTACGCATGTCGACCACAGGCTTAACCGCCCAAGCGCACGGTGCGCAAAATTCACAGCAGCTTGCTCGAGTTTTACTGCAAGGCAGCGTCATTGCACTGGGTTTAGCCGCACTGTTTTTACTGTTTCATCGCCCTATCGCCGAACTGATTTTTCACTTCAGCGATGCCAGCAGCGAAGTCAAAACCTACGCTGAAACGTATTTCTACCTTCGTGCTTGGAGTGCTCCAGCCGCACTCCTTAACTTTGTGCTATTGGGCTGGTTACTCGGTACGCAAAATGCCCGCGCCCCGATGTGGATGGTGATCATTACCAACCTGACCAATATTGTGCTCGATCTACTGTTGGTACTCGGGCTTGGGCTGAAAGTCGAAGGAGCCGCCATTGCGTCAGTTATTGCCGATTATGCCGGTCTCTTGTTTGGTCTCCTGTGTGTGGTGCGTTACTGGCGGCAGCATCAGCTCCCAGCCCCTTTCTCTTTCATCCCCTCTCTCACCAAAGAGCTTTCCCGTTTAGTGGCGCTCAATCGTGACATCTTCCTCCGCTCACTCTGTCTGCAAGCCGTATTTAGCTTTATGACCTTTCAAGGCGCAGCGTTGGGAGATGAAATCGTCGCTGCTAATGCGGTGCTGATGAGCTTTTTGATGATGATTTCCTACGGTATGGATGGATTTGCCTACGCGATGGAAGCCATGGTCGGTAAAGCAATTGGTGCCAAGGATGATCGCCAACTGCGTACTGCCATGATTAGCAGTACCTTTTGGGCTACCATGATCTGTTTGCTGTTAAGCCTGATCTTCTTAAGTTTTGGATCGGATCTGACCCAGATGATCACTAACATTCCGAGCGTTCAAGCAACGGCGGAGCATTATCTGCCTTGGCTGGTCGCCATGCCATTAATCGCCGTATGGTGTTTTCTATTGGATGGTGTGTTTATCGGCGCGACCAAAGGCAAAGAGATGCGAAATAGCATGGCTATTTCGGCCGTCGCCTTCTTTGCCATTTACGGGTTCATGACCCACTACGGTAATCACGCTCTGTGGCTAGCCATGCTCAGCTTTATGGCATTGCGTGGCGTGACACTTGGCATCGCTTTAGCAGCCCAATGGCGCGCTGGCACCTTCTTACAATCTAGCTAA
- a CDS encoding class I SAM-dependent methyltransferase, translating to MRHSDSPTSDPYQVPANLVQPLWLRSRESLVDNGLVYDPIAANACRRCALAQDCLTGDIAQKQLLHVTLTQLCDQQVRHFLDTHPDGWIINVGAGLDTRFYRVDNGRCHWIEWDITENLLWREKLFHRSERYQLVCGDVMQPQGLAELPIPEFAPVLLVCEHALLDCDAQQVARFVRSIGLHFAKASACLVVAGDKTSSYLGQKLGCEAYAHGFTCAGDAIINCLPWAKSVRTFSPLDRHCDRWKFWQRAIARSGIYKTRLTPVVVNLDW from the coding sequence ATGCGCCACTCAGATTCACCCACCTCAGACCCATACCAAGTTCCTGCGAATTTGGTTCAGCCACTTTGGCTACGCAGCCGAGAAAGCTTGGTCGATAATGGCTTGGTGTATGATCCGATTGCAGCCAATGCCTGTAGGCGTTGCGCTTTAGCGCAAGACTGCCTGACTGGCGATATCGCTCAAAAGCAGTTACTGCACGTCACTTTGACTCAACTTTGTGATCAACAAGTTCGCCACTTTCTTGATACTCATCCTGATGGCTGGATCATTAATGTCGGTGCTGGCCTCGACACCCGCTTCTATCGAGTAGATAACGGCCGCTGCCACTGGATTGAGTGGGATATCACTGAAAATCTATTATGGCGTGAAAAGCTGTTTCACCGCAGTGAGCGTTATCAACTGGTGTGTGGTGATGTGATGCAACCACAAGGGCTCGCCGAACTGCCGATCCCTGAATTCGCTCCTGTGCTGTTGGTCTGTGAACATGCCTTGCTCGATTGCGATGCTCAGCAAGTGGCGCGTTTCGTGCGCTCTATCGGATTACATTTTGCCAAAGCCAGCGCCTGCCTTGTGGTGGCGGGAGATAAAACCTCCAGCTATCTAGGCCAAAAACTGGGCTGTGAAGCTTATGCCCACGGGTTTACCTGCGCAGGTGATGCCATCATCAATTGCTTGCCGTGGGCGAAATCGGTACGCACTTTCTCACCACTGGATCGCCATTGTGATCGCTGGAAATTTTGGCAACGCGCGATTGCACGCTCCGGCATTTACAAAACACGCTTAACCCCTGTTGTTGTTAACCTAGATTGGTAA
- the lexA gene encoding transcriptional repressor LexA, with protein MKPLTPRQQEVFDLIKSKIDETGMPPTRAEIAKELGFRSANAAEEHLKALARKQVIEMVPGASRGIRILVDNAANEEEAEIGLPLIGRVAAGEPILAQEHVEAHYQVDPSMFRPQADFLLRVHGESMKNIGILDGDLLAVHKTQDVRNGQVVVARVEDDVTVKRLERKGSKVFLHAENEEFAPIEVDLAAQSLTIEGIAVGVIRNSTWM; from the coding sequence ATGAAGCCGTTAACTCCACGCCAACAAGAAGTGTTTGATCTGATCAAAAGTAAGATCGATGAAACCGGAATGCCCCCAACCCGCGCCGAAATTGCTAAAGAGCTGGGTTTTCGTTCGGCCAATGCGGCTGAAGAACACCTCAAAGCGCTGGCTCGTAAACAAGTGATTGAAATGGTGCCCGGAGCCTCACGTGGGATCCGCATCCTCGTCGATAACGCCGCGAACGAAGAAGAAGCCGAAATAGGCTTGCCTTTGATTGGCCGCGTTGCCGCGGGTGAACCGATTCTTGCTCAAGAGCATGTGGAAGCACACTACCAAGTCGATCCAAGCATGTTCCGCCCGCAAGCCGATTTTCTGCTGCGTGTACATGGCGAAAGTATGAAGAACATCGGCATCCTCGATGGTGACTTACTTGCTGTGCACAAAACACAAGATGTACGCAACGGCCAAGTGGTGGTGGCGCGCGTAGAAGATGACGTCACGGTGAAACGTCTGGAGCGCAAAGGTTCCAAAGTTTTCCTGCATGCGGAGAATGAAGAGTTTGCGCCAATCGAAGTCGATTTAGCCGCGCAATCACTCACCATTGAAGGCATTGCAGTAGGCGTCATTCGCAACAGCACTTGGATGTGA
- the plsB gene encoding glycerol-3-phosphate 1-O-acyltransferase PlsB — MSSGHLLSRSLLKLPMSVLVKGTAIPSNPIQDLDIDTHKPVIYALPFRSNVDLLTLQTHAKEAGLPDPLEPLMLNGKACQRYVFIASRPTLLSSDQHVPSDSIALFSELLTEHKLDSELDVQVIPATVLWGRKPGKEGQERPYLQALNGPEKALAVLASGRDCLVRFSPVVSMRYMADTHGTDASIAHKLARVARIHFSRQKLAASGPNLPQRAQLFARLMNSPAIEKAIADEAKSKQIPLEKARKEAHDILDEIAADFSYSLVKKGDRILGWLWNRIYQGLNINNAATVRRLAQDGHEIVYVPCHRSHMDYLLLSYVLYHEGMVPPHIAAGINLNFFPAGPIFRRGGAFFIRRSFKGAPLYSTIFREYLAELFAKGYSVEYFSEGGRSRTGRLLPAKTGMLAMTIQAMLRGLNRPVTLVPVYIGYEHVMEVGTYAKELRGKRKEKENAGLVLRTLRKLRNFGQGYVNFGEPIPLNQFLNETVPQWTQDIDPMGESKPQWMTPTVNKLANRMMTHINDAAAVNAMTLCATALLASRQRALARDNLIKQVDCYLSLLRNVPYSATSTLPSESAEKLVEHAESLDKFVVETDTMGDIISLDRNQSILMTYYRNNIIHLLALPSLIAQLLIRQQSVSLEKVQATVAQIYPFLKQELFLRFEAEELNDLVLLYVAELARQGLVTVEGKTVTLNQAQTQVLMLLGRIISETLQRYAIALNLLVSCPHLGKAELEEKSQEVAQRLGRLHGINAPEFFDKGVFASLFVTLQEQGYLDDQGRCVLETAKPLSRQLYALIYPEVRMTIQESLCQVDA; from the coding sequence ATGTCTTCAGGACACCTATTATCCCGTTCACTACTGAAGTTGCCGATGTCGGTGCTGGTGAAAGGGACGGCGATTCCATCGAATCCGATCCAAGATCTGGATATCGATACTCATAAACCGGTGATTTACGCCTTACCGTTTCGCTCCAACGTCGACCTGCTGACGTTGCAAACACATGCCAAAGAAGCTGGGCTGCCTGACCCTTTAGAGCCTTTGATGCTGAATGGCAAAGCTTGCCAGCGCTATGTGTTTATTGCTTCGCGCCCAACGCTGCTGAGTAGCGATCAACATGTACCGAGTGACTCTATTGCGCTGTTTTCTGAGCTGCTGACTGAACATAAGCTCGACAGTGAGTTGGATGTGCAGGTGATTCCAGCAACGGTCTTGTGGGGACGTAAACCGGGCAAAGAAGGGCAAGAAAGACCTTATTTGCAAGCGTTGAATGGTCCGGAGAAAGCGCTGGCTGTTTTGGCTTCTGGCCGTGACTGCTTGGTGCGTTTTAGTCCAGTGGTGTCGATGCGTTACATGGCGGACACCCACGGCACCGATGCCTCGATTGCCCATAAATTGGCTCGTGTAGCACGCATTCACTTCTCTCGGCAAAAACTGGCGGCGTCTGGCCCCAATTTGCCGCAGCGAGCACAACTGTTTGCCCGCTTGATGAATTCTCCTGCGATTGAAAAAGCGATTGCGGACGAAGCGAAATCCAAACAGATCCCGCTTGAGAAAGCGCGCAAAGAAGCGCACGACATTCTGGATGAGATCGCGGCGGATTTTTCCTATTCGCTCGTGAAAAAAGGCGATCGCATCTTAGGTTGGCTGTGGAATCGCATCTACCAAGGTTTGAACATCAATAACGCGGCGACCGTGCGTCGCTTGGCGCAAGATGGTCATGAAATTGTCTACGTGCCTTGTCACCGTAGCCATATGGATTACTTGCTGCTTTCTTATGTGCTTTATCATGAAGGCATGGTGCCGCCGCATATTGCTGCTGGGATCAACCTGAACTTTTTCCCTGCCGGGCCGATTTTCCGCCGCGGCGGCGCATTCTTCATTCGTCGCAGCTTTAAAGGTGCGCCACTTTATTCAACGATTTTCCGTGAATATCTTGCTGAGCTGTTTGCGAAAGGCTATTCGGTGGAATACTTCAGCGAAGGTGGCCGCTCGCGTACTGGTCGCTTGCTGCCAGCGAAAACCGGCATGTTGGCGATGACCATTCAAGCGATGTTGCGTGGTTTGAATCGTCCAGTGACTTTAGTCCCAGTCTACATCGGCTATGAGCATGTGATGGAAGTGGGTACTTACGCCAAAGAGTTACGCGGCAAACGTAAAGAGAAAGAGAATGCGGGTTTAGTGCTGCGCACGCTGCGTAAGCTGCGCAATTTTGGTCAAGGTTACGTGAACTTCGGTGAGCCGATCCCACTCAACCAGTTTTTGAATGAAACGGTACCGCAATGGACGCAAGATATTGACCCGATGGGCGAGAGTAAGCCGCAATGGATGACGCCAACGGTGAATAAACTCGCGAACCGTATGATGACGCACATCAACGATGCGGCAGCGGTGAATGCGATGACTCTGTGTGCGACGGCGCTGCTTGCTTCGCGTCAGCGTGCCTTGGCGCGTGACAACCTGATTAAGCAGGTGGATTGTTACTTATCACTGCTGCGCAATGTGCCGTATTCAGCCACATCAACGCTGCCGAGTGAGAGTGCAGAGAAGCTGGTTGAACATGCGGAGTCGTTGGATAAGTTTGTGGTGGAAACTGATACCATGGGCGACATTATTTCGCTGGATCGTAACCAATCGATCCTGATGACTTATTATCGCAACAACATTATCCACTTGTTGGCTCTGCCATCGCTGATCGCTCAGTTGTTGATTCGTCAGCAAAGTGTATCGCTGGAAAAGGTGCAAGCGACCGTTGCACAAATCTATCCTTTCCTGAAACAAGAGCTGTTTTTGCGTTTTGAGGCAGAAGAACTCAACGATCTGGTACTGCTTTATGTGGCGGAGCTAGCACGCCAAGGTTTGGTCACGGTGGAAGGGAAAACCGTCACCCTGAATCAAGCGCAAACTCAAGTGCTGATGCTGCTGGGGCGCATTATATCCGAAACGCTGCAGCGTTATGCGATTGCGCTGAACCTGCTGGTGAGCTGCCCACATTTGGGTAAAGCAGAGCTGGAAGAGAAGAGTCAGGAAGTGGCGCAGCGTCTTGGTCGTTTGCATGGCATTAATGCGCCTGAGTTCTTTGACAAAGGGGTATTTGCTTCGCTGTTCGTGACGTTGCAAGAGCAGGGATATCTCGATGATCAAGGCCGTTGCGTATTAGAAACGGCGAAGCCGCTGTCTCGCCAGCTTTATGCGCTGATCTACCCAGAAGTGCGCATGACGATTCAAGAAAGCTTGTGTCAGGTCGACGCGTAA
- the ubiA gene encoding 4-hydroxybenzoate octaprenyltransferase, protein MTAVKARAYWQLMRMDRPIGSLLLLWPTLWALLLAAQGLPDLRVLVVFVLGVFLMRSAGCVINDYADRHVDGHVKRTSQRPLPAGLVSAKEALLLFALLAVSSFLLVLTMNTLTIQLSFIGILLAFVYPFMKRFTHLPQLVLGLAFSWSIPMAWAAQADTLPPQVWVLFLINALWTIAYDTQYAMVDRDDDVKIGIKSTAILFGRWDKRIIGLLQLATLGLLVALGQGLALGTSYYWGLLIAAGLFAYQQHLIRYRERMPCFQAFLNNNYVGMAITAGILLSVW, encoded by the coding sequence ATGACCGCTGTTAAAGCGCGCGCTTACTGGCAACTGATGCGCATGGATCGCCCGATTGGCTCCCTACTCTTACTTTGGCCTACTCTGTGGGCGCTACTTTTAGCCGCTCAAGGCTTGCCGGATCTTCGCGTCTTAGTCGTGTTTGTATTAGGGGTTTTTTTAATGCGCTCGGCTGGGTGTGTGATCAACGATTACGCCGACCGCCATGTCGATGGCCATGTGAAGCGCACGAGCCAACGTCCATTGCCCGCAGGGTTAGTTTCGGCCAAAGAAGCCTTACTGCTGTTTGCCCTTCTTGCTGTCAGCTCGTTCTTACTCGTGTTGACCATGAATACCCTAACTATCCAGCTCTCTTTTATCGGCATTCTGTTAGCCTTTGTTTACCCGTTTATGAAGCGCTTCACTCACCTGCCTCAACTGGTGCTTGGCCTCGCGTTCAGTTGGTCGATTCCTATGGCTTGGGCTGCTCAAGCAGATACGCTGCCTCCACAAGTCTGGGTACTGTTTTTGATTAATGCGTTATGGACGATTGCTTACGACACTCAATACGCCATGGTCGACCGAGATGATGATGTGAAAATTGGCATCAAATCGACCGCGATCTTATTTGGGCGTTGGGATAAACGCATCATCGGCCTACTGCAATTGGCCACTTTGGGGTTACTGGTCGCTTTAGGCCAAGGCTTAGCGCTTGGCACCAGTTACTACTGGGGTCTGCTGATCGCAGCGGGGCTGTTTGCCTATCAGCAACATTTGATCCGTTATCGCGAACGTATGCCTTGTTTTCAGGCGTTTTTAAATAACAACTATGTGGGGATGGCCATCACCGCAGGCATTCTGCTCAGCGTTTGGTAA
- a CDS encoding chorismate lyase: MNQLTSLYLAALYQVVWQQPDEIEFPDPLAKQWLLEQGSLSRRMATHCEHLSVDLLSNQIMPAESLSHDETLLLTSEEYLLRQVILCGDQQPWVFGHTLIPRSSMHNQQFDLAQQGKIPLGLTVFSADNVKRDALQVGWVETDFGRLLARRSRLWMNHKPMLVTELFLATSPIYSKERV; this comes from the coding sequence ATGAATCAATTAACTTCGCTCTATTTAGCTGCACTCTATCAGGTAGTTTGGCAACAACCTGATGAGATTGAGTTTCCAGATCCTCTAGCTAAACAGTGGCTACTTGAACAAGGCTCTTTATCACGACGGATGGCAACACATTGTGAGCACCTCAGCGTAGATTTACTGAGTAATCAAATCATGCCGGCAGAGTCATTGAGTCACGATGAAACCCTGTTACTCACCTCGGAAGAATACCTGCTGCGCCAAGTCATTCTTTGTGGCGACCAACAACCTTGGGTATTTGGCCATACTTTGATCCCACGCTCATCCATGCATAATCAGCAGTTTGATTTAGCCCAACAAGGAAAAATTCCGCTAGGATTAACCGTATTTAGTGCGGATAATGTCAAGCGAGATGCTCTGCAAGTAGGCTGGGTTGAAACAGACTTTGGGCGGCTATTAGCACGTCGCTCGCGTCTCTGGATGAACCACAAGCCCATGTTAGTCACAGAGCTGTTTCTCGCCACATCCCCGATTTACTCTAAGGAGAGAGTGTAA
- a CDS encoding flagellar basal body-associated protein FliL — MLKRYVVQIMLALSLMLSFASHAEDPPATPQLAYFTLEPDLTTNFFTKGNKLGYIQVRIDIMVANAADLPVVEQHQPLIRDAVVELLGKQTEDTIKSLAGREDLRKSLVNRLNNILLPEVGRTVIADLLFTKYIYQ, encoded by the coding sequence ATGCTAAAACGTTACGTCGTCCAAATAATGCTCGCTTTGAGCTTAATGCTGTCCTTTGCCAGCCATGCCGAAGATCCACCCGCTACACCTCAACTGGCTTATTTCACTTTAGAGCCTGATCTCACGACCAATTTTTTTACCAAAGGTAACAAATTGGGTTATATCCAAGTGCGTATCGATATTATGGTGGCGAATGCGGCCGATTTGCCAGTGGTGGAACAGCATCAACCTTTGATTCGTGATGCTGTGGTTGAGTTATTGGGCAAACAAACCGAAGATACCATTAAATCTTTAGCTGGACGTGAAGATTTGCGTAAGTCACTGGTTAACCGCCTCAACAATATTTTGTTGCCTGAAGTCGGCCGTACTGTGATCGCAGATTTACTGTTTACTAAGTATATCTACCAATAG
- the glpG gene encoding rhomboid family intramembrane serine protease GlpG, which translates to MLLLTTLNNPRAAQAFIDYMAAHQIEIKMMPDASGQFTLWVPNDQHIDIAQVELQAFLQNPYDQKYQAASWEVADQKRPQFHYASPNLFSLIKAKAGVFTLLIMALCIAIFALQTFGAGEAIFAALHFPAQASEQWQIWRWVSHALLHFSVMHIAFNLLWWWQFGGDIEQRLGTVKLVKLFIISAIISGAGQYWVEGANFGGLSGVVYALAGYLWILGQRVPQLGLSLPRSLMGFMLIWLALGYVQPFMAIANTAHLAGLVSGIVLAWIDSKRYQQA; encoded by the coding sequence ATGCTGTTACTGACCACTTTAAACAATCCGCGAGCAGCCCAAGCTTTTATTGATTACATGGCCGCTCATCAGATAGAAATTAAAATGATGCCGGATGCCAGTGGTCAGTTCACCCTTTGGGTACCGAATGATCAACATATTGATATTGCACAAGTTGAGCTGCAGGCGTTTTTACAAAACCCTTATGATCAGAAGTATCAAGCCGCGTCATGGGAGGTCGCCGATCAAAAACGCCCCCAATTTCATTACGCCTCCCCCAACTTATTCAGCCTCATCAAAGCCAAAGCGGGTGTATTTACTCTGCTGATCATGGCGCTATGTATTGCCATTTTTGCACTACAGACCTTTGGCGCTGGTGAAGCCATTTTTGCTGCCTTGCACTTTCCCGCTCAGGCTAGTGAGCAGTGGCAAATTTGGCGCTGGGTAAGCCATGCTTTACTGCATTTTTCAGTCATGCACATTGCTTTTAACTTACTCTGGTGGTGGCAGTTTGGTGGTGACATTGAACAACGTCTCGGCACTGTAAAATTGGTAAAACTATTCATTATTTCAGCCATCATCTCCGGTGCGGGACAATACTGGGTGGAAGGCGCAAATTTTGGGGGCCTATCTGGCGTGGTTTACGCTTTAGCGGGATATTTGTGGATTCTTGGCCAACGCGTGCCACAACTCGGGCTGTCGCTCCCGAGATCATTAATGGGTTTTATGCTGATTTGGTTAGCGCTGGGTTATGTTCAACCGTTTATGGCGATTGCCAACACCGCACATTTAGCGGGTTTAGTCAGTGGCATCGTTCTAGCTTGGATAGATAGCAAGCGCTACCAGCAAGCGTAA
- the glpE gene encoding thiosulfate sulfurtransferase GlpE — translation MDQFSHIDVNAAQSLMEQKQARLVDIRDPQSFQLAHAKSAFHLTNQSMTQFMEQVEFDNPVLVMCYHGISSQGAAQYLVNQGFEEVYSVDGGFDAWQRANLPIEAS, via the coding sequence ATGGACCAATTTTCACACATCGATGTTAATGCTGCACAAAGCCTGATGGAGCAAAAACAAGCTCGTTTAGTTGACATTCGCGACCCACAATCTTTCCAACTCGCGCACGCTAAAAGCGCTTTTCACCTCACTAACCAATCTATGACTCAGTTCATGGAACAAGTTGAGTTTGATAACCCCGTTTTAGTGATGTGTTACCACGGGATCAGCAGCCAAGGTGCGGCCCAATATCTGGTTAACCAAGGATTTGAAGAGGTGTATAGTGTGGATGGCGGTTTTGACGCTTGGCAACGTGCCAACCTTCCTATTGAAGCGAGTTAA
- a CDS encoding TatD family hydrolase — protein MIDTHAHIYATEFDHDRDAVVERAKQAGIEKILMPNIDLNSIEPMLATEKAYPDLCHSMMGLHPCYVDTNVKQTLATVYSWFSRHSFIAVGEIGIDLYWDKTFKAEQEMAFLTQLNWAKEFDLPVVIHTRDSLHETLALLKQAQDGNLRGVFHCFGGTIDEAKAINDLGFHLGLGGVSTFKNSGMDLVIPQLDLNYVILETDCPYLAPAPHRGKRNEPMFTQLIGEKIAQLYSMNIDEINDITTNNSNILFKLNK, from the coding sequence ATGATTGATACCCATGCCCACATCTATGCGACGGAATTTGACCACGACCGTGATGCGGTGGTGGAACGCGCTAAACAAGCGGGGATTGAAAAAATCCTGATGCCTAATATCGATCTCAATTCCATCGAGCCGATGTTGGCAACAGAAAAGGCCTACCCTGACCTGTGTCATTCGATGATGGGCTTACACCCTTGTTATGTGGATACCAATGTGAAGCAAACCTTAGCAACGGTTTATTCTTGGTTCTCTCGTCATTCCTTTATTGCCGTAGGAGAAATCGGCATCGATCTGTATTGGGATAAAACCTTTAAAGCAGAACAAGAGATGGCTTTTTTAACCCAGCTCAACTGGGCAAAGGAGTTCGATTTACCTGTCGTGATCCATACTCGCGATTCATTACACGAAACATTGGCTTTATTGAAGCAAGCTCAGGATGGCAACTTGCGTGGTGTATTTCACTGCTTTGGTGGCACGATTGATGAGGCAAAAGCAATCAATGATCTCGGCTTTCATCTTGGGCTGGGTGGTGTGAGCACATTTAAAAATAGCGGAATGGATCTGGTAATCCCACAGCTCGACCTTAATTACGTTATTTTAGAAACGGACTGCCCTTATTTAGCGCCAGCTCCCCATCGTGGTAAACGTAATGAACCGATGTTTACCCAACTGATTGGTGAAAAAATTGCTCAGCTATACTCAATGAACATCGATGAGATAAACGACATCACCACGAATAATTCCAATATATTGTTTAAATTGAATAAATAA